The following are encoded together in the Ooceraea biroi isolate clonal line C1 chromosome 2, Obir_v5.4, whole genome shotgun sequence genome:
- the LOC105280022 gene encoding erythroid differentiation-related factor 1 isoform X3, which yields MKSMALVVPPDSPKKPVKSTAVVKYSTVQTPATYAQLQCNTDLNLPPSNWLSSSAESYGLQNVWSQSTGFSSFRMAHMFPDCVGEVDVVSDAENIKKLLKLPYYHGVISMMVHRIENTLLLDDFDIHKYLLRQAKSDWEWLKKFFYEHIFQNLGDKEKRLFHKAYSRNSLQQRNLISKFLYHSIVLADSNKQNEKPQLPVKPLEPCLPEPTQEEKVPDPNYNHNYTRNVVWTFENIQMLIGTDMPIFGGQTHPCISLRLRDMSKPINVLTGIDYWLDNLMCNVPEVVMCYHLDGIVQKYELIKTEDLPNLDDSKFSSKVIRDVAQNILSFLKNNATKAGHTYWLFKGENDDVVKLYDLTSLCSDVSEDKGQNPFTVPVAMLLYRVARNMKYSPDYHRHQGTIRMLLKNCVQLLVKEKYPQIVTSAHFMLSDLYVPSDTDPASPRLLDQSEEEDAHSEYSTNHENEKEESEEEQTFAAIKSLTLANIKEQAEREQPKYKPPPISGTIEERCLSGLEHVTHGLECLRYFPTEDNADEEQKKAEEREKEKRKYEETHLNMAKPFEAIPMPYASLNEIKIKSNKIITLDNNSENDHRFMHKKKNKQKKKKNEKNIVKDTTNENALLCKLKTLPTWQAAKKSDNICWNAHLKTLLYEKASLIFAVLAEKEYVNKNYGTSLRYMLEVLHCQKILEIFCGVRNDKSISYLLGRAGDCCFMIVQDWCNVKKHRKDYEIRNEMAEKIVEEVYNMDLQDLDMNGAELLPKGLESLEFTMICSYKCYEKALSLESMDIDRNNLLRRLGNIHNELGVFYMNQAGSRYKQQENQTDKSSNSSDVTALLTCSLTHLESGIKAFETVHDETNLALLHSNTGRLMRLCAHVNDKQNTQERHYYNKALTSYQKALQVLGSRKTNQAIWDTVTWDLSTTLYTMATLLQDYPIAGHKSEEEMEREVVDILQKALKHCDVDTPGPRQPVYQFRAASIQHRLASLYHHVYREFESDVDNSKKKMSLQLCKLYYDKATKLLLLLEQSTEYLTVQLERIALAEYQAHSGTTFNSKLKAYQNGLDLVLQCIPIIQILCERNNMAEQKTKEVTDNELKNDSAEHEKVVEEQKLIDGEEKLVILLEQRLQFLLRSLTKLFLSKSPVHNRKEYDKLTNLYKQCYIRTLRPDTMSGFILIKHVMDVLRQLNCMLKQMES from the exons ATGAAATCGATGGCTTTAGTTGTACCACCAGATTCACCAAAGAAACCTGTCAAATCTACTGCAGTAGTAAAATATTCAACAGTTCAGACACCAGCAACATATGCTCAGTTACAATGCAATACAGATTTAAATCTTCCACCAAGTAACTGGCTCAGCAGTTCAGCAGAAAGTTATGGTTTACAGAATGTATGGTCTCAAAGTACAGGATTTTCTAGTTTCCGTATGGCGCATATGTTTCCTGATTGTGTCGGTGAAGTGGATGTAGTATCAGatgcagaaaatattaaaaagctgCTTAAACTACCATACTATCATGGTGTAATCTCAATGATGGTGCATCGTATTGAAAATACGTTGTTATTGGACGACTTCGATATACATAAATACTTATTGCGGCAGGCCAAGAGCGACTGGGAATGGCTAAAGAAGTTCTTCTACgaacatatttttcagaatCTTGGTGACAAAGAAAAACGTCTCTTTCACAAAGCGTATAGTAGAAACAGTTTACAACAGAGAAATTTGATATCCAAGTTTCTTTATCATTCTATAGTGCTCGCAGACAGTAACAAGCAGAATGAGAAACCTCAATTACCTGTGAAACCATTGGAGCCATGTTTACCTGAGCCGACGCAAGAGGAGAAAGTACCCGACCcaaattataatcataattatacGAGGAATGTCGTGTGGACATTCGAGAACATACAGATGCTTATTGGAACGGACATGCCGATATTTGGCGGTCAAACACACCCGTGTATTAGCTTACGATTGCGTGATATGTCAAAACCTATTAATGTTTTAACGGGAATAGACTATTGGTTAGATAATTTAATGTGCAATGTTCCAGAAGTAGTGATGTGTTATCATTTAGATGGTATAGTACAAAAATATGAACTGATAAAAACAGAGGATCTTCCAAATTTGGATGATTCCAAGTTTAGTTCGAAAGTGATTCGAGATGTTGCTCagaatattttaagttttctaaaaaataatgcaacaaaAGCTGGTCATacttattggttatttaagg gtgaGAATGACGATGTTGTGAAATTATATGATTTAACATCATTGTGCAGTGATGTTTCAGAAGATAAGGGACAAAATCCTTTCACTGTGCCTGTTGCGATGTTATTGTATAGAGTAGCTCGCAACATGAAATATTCCCCTGATTATCATCGTCATCAAGGCACGATCAGAATGCTGTTGAAAAATTGCGTTCAATTATTAGTCAAAGAGAAATATCCACAGATCGTTACATCCGCACATTTTATGCTTTCGGATTTGTATGTACCATCAGATACAGATCCAGCCAGTCCAAGATTATTGGATCAAAGTGAAGAGGAAGACGCTCACAGCGAATATAGTACGAATCACGAGaatgaaaaggaagaaagtGAAGAGGAGCAAACTTTCGCTGCAATTAAATCTTTAACTTTAGCTAATa taaaGGAACAAGCAGAACGCGAACAACCAAAGTATAAACCACCACCAATTTCTGGTACAATAGAAGAGAGATGTCTATCTGGATTAGAACATGTTACTCACGGGCTCGAATGTCTTCGGTATTTTCCGACAGAAGACAATGCAGACGAGGAACAAAAGAAAGCGGAAGAgcgtgaaaaagaaaaacgaaaatacGAAGAGACACATCTGAATATGGCAAAACCTTTCGAAGCAATTCCTATGCCATATGCTTCATTAAatgagattaaaataaaatcaaacaaaattattacattagaCAATAATTCGGAGAATGATCATAGATTCatgcataaaaagaaaaacaaacaaaagaaaaagaaaaatgaaaaaaatatcgtgaAAGACACAACGAATGAAAATGCGTTATTGTGTAAACTTAAAACGTTGCCTACATGGCAAGCAGCAAAAAAGAGTGATAATATTTGCTGGAACGCACATTTGAAAACGTTATTGTATGAGAAAGCTTCCTTGATATTTGCTGTACTCGCCGAGAAggaatatgtaaataaaaattatggtACTTCTCTTAGATATATGCTGGAAGTATTACATTGTCAGAAAATATTAGAGATCTTCTGTGGCGTGAGAAATGACAAATCGATCAGTTATTTATTAGGCCGCGCGGGTGATTGTTGCTTTATGATTGTACAAGATTGGTGTAATGTGAAGAAACATAGAAAAGATTATGAGATAAGAAACGAAATGGCGGAGAAAATAGTTGAAGAAGTATATAATATGGATCTACAAGACTTGGATATGA ATGGTGCTGAATTATTACCAAAGGGATTGGAAAGTTTAGAATTTACCATGATTTGTTCTTATAAATGTTATGAAAAGGCGTTGTCACTAGAATCGATGGATATAGATAGAAATAACTTGTTAAGGCGGTTAGGGAACATTCACAACGAACTGGGCGTCTTTTATATGAATCAAGCAGGAT CTCGATATAAGCAGCAAGAGAATCAAACGGATAAATCGTCAAATTCATCAGATGTGACTGCACTTTTGACATGTTCGTTAACTCATTTAGAATCTGGTATCAAGGCTTTTGAAACCGTTCACGACGAGACAAATTTGGCGCTTTTGCATTCCAACACAGGTCGTCTCATGCGACTTTGCGCGCATGTGAATGATAAACAGAACACACAGGAACgtcattattacaataaagCGCTCACCAGCTATCAGAAGGCTCTGCAAGTTCTAGGCAGCAGGAAAACGAATCAGGCAATATGGGATACCGTAACATGGGATTTATCAACAACATTATACACGATGGCTACACTATTGCAGGATTATCCTATAGCCGGACATAAG AGTGAAGAAGAAATGGAGAGAGAGGTAGTTGATATCCTGCAGAAAGCACTCAAACATTGTGATGTGGATACGCCAGGGCCACGCCAACCAGTCTATCAATTTCGTGCTGCAAGCATTCAGCATCGATTAGCTTCGTTATACCATCACGTGTATAGAGAATTCGAGTCTGATGTAGATAACagcaagaaaaagatgagTTTGCAATTGTGCAAACTGTATTATGATAAGGCGACGAAGTTATTGCTGTTGTTAGAACAGAGTACAGAATACTTAACAGTGCAATTGGAAAGAATTGCCTTAGCGGAATATCAAGCGCACA gcGGTACTACTTTTAACAGCAAGTTAAAAGCATATCAAAATGGCTTAGATTTAGTTTTACAATGTATACCTATCatacaaatattgtgcgaACGAAATAACATGGCAGAACAGAAGACGAAGGAAGTAACCGATAATGAATTAAAGAACGACAGCGCTGAGCATGAAAAAGTAGTCGAGGAGCAAAAGTTAATAGATGGCGAGGAGAAGCTTGTTATTTTGCTGGAACAAAgattacaatttcttttacgATCGTTGACCAAGTTATTTCTCAGTAAAAGTCCAGTACACAATAGAAAAGA gTACGACAAACTAACGAATTTATACAAACAATGTTATATTCGAACATTGCGACCTGACACGATGTCTGGATTTATCTTGATAAAGCATGTAATGGATGTTCTGCGACAACTCAACTGTATGTTGAAACAAATGGAATCTTAA
- the LOC105280022 gene encoding erythroid differentiation-related factor 1 isoform X2 — protein MSKNFIVNVDAMKSMALVVPPDSPKKPVKSTAVVKYSTVQTPATYAQLQCNTDLNLPPSNWLSSSAESYGLQNVWSQSTGFSSFRMAHMFPDCVGEVDVVSDAENIKKLLKLPYYHGVISMMVHRIENTLLLDDFDIHKYLLRQAKSDWEWLKKFFYEHIFQNLGDKEKRLFHKAYSRNSLQQRNLISKFLYHSIVLADSNKQNEKPQLPVKPLEPCLPEPTQEEKVPDPNYNHNYTRNVVWTFENIQMLIGTDMPIFGGQTHPCISLRLRDMSKPINVLTGIDYWLDNLMCNVPEVVMCYHLDGIVQKYELIKTEDLPNLDDSKFSSKVIRDVAQNILSFLKNNATKAGHTYWLFKGENDDVVKLYDLTSLCSDVSEDKGQNPFTVPVAMLLYRVARNMKYSPDYHRHQGTIRMLLKNCVQLLVKEKYPQIVTSAHFMLSDLYVPSDTDPASPRLLDQSEEEDAHSEYSTNHENEKEESEEEQTFAAIKSLTLANIKEQAEREQPKYKPPPISGTIEERCLSGLEHVTHGLECLRYFPTEDNADEEQKKAEEREKEKRKYEETHLNMAKPFEAIPMPYASLNEIKIKSNKIITLDNNSENDHRFMHKKKNKQKKKKNEKNIVKDTTNENALLCKLKTLPTWQAAKKSDNICWNAHLKTLLYEKASLIFAVLAEKEYVNKNYGTSLRYMLEVLHCQKILEIFCGVRNDKSISYLLGRAGDCCFMIVQDWCNVKKHRKDYEIRNEMAEKIVEEVYNMDLQDLDMNGAELLPKGLESLEFTMICSYKCYEKALSLESMDIDRNNLLRRLGNIHNELGVFYMNQAGSRYKQQENQTDKSSNSSDVTALLTCSLTHLESGIKAFETVHDETNLALLHSNTGRLMRLCAHVNDKQNTQERHYYNKALTSYQKALQVLGSRKTNQAIWDTVTWDLSTTLYTMATLLQDYPIAGHKSEEEMEREVVDILQKALKHCDVDTPGPRQPVYQFRAASIQHRLASLYHHVYREFESDVDNSKKKMSLQLCKLYYDKATKLLLLLEQSTEYLTVQLERIALAEYQAHSGTTFNSKLKAYQNGLDLVLQCIPIIQILCERNNMAEQKTKEVTDNELKNDSAEHEKVVEEQKLIDGEEKLVILLEQRLQFLLRSLTKLFLSKSPVHNRKEYDKLTNLYKQCYIRTLRPDTMSGFILIKHVMDVLRQLNCMLKQMES, from the exons ATGAAATCGATGGCTTTAGTTGTACCACCAGATTCACCAAAGAAACCTGTCAAATCTACTGCAGTAGTAAAATATTCAACAGTTCAGACACCAGCAACATATGCTCAGTTACAATGCAATACAGATTTAAATCTTCCACCAAGTAACTGGCTCAGCAGTTCAGCAGAAAGTTATGGTTTACAGAATGTATGGTCTCAAAGTACAGGATTTTCTAGTTTCCGTATGGCGCATATGTTTCCTGATTGTGTCGGTGAAGTGGATGTAGTATCAGatgcagaaaatattaaaaagctgCTTAAACTACCATACTATCATGGTGTAATCTCAATGATGGTGCATCGTATTGAAAATACGTTGTTATTGGACGACTTCGATATACATAAATACTTATTGCGGCAGGCCAAGAGCGACTGGGAATGGCTAAAGAAGTTCTTCTACgaacatatttttcagaatCTTGGTGACAAAGAAAAACGTCTCTTTCACAAAGCGTATAGTAGAAACAGTTTACAACAGAGAAATTTGATATCCAAGTTTCTTTATCATTCTATAGTGCTCGCAGACAGTAACAAGCAGAATGAGAAACCTCAATTACCTGTGAAACCATTGGAGCCATGTTTACCTGAGCCGACGCAAGAGGAGAAAGTACCCGACCcaaattataatcataattatacGAGGAATGTCGTGTGGACATTCGAGAACATACAGATGCTTATTGGAACGGACATGCCGATATTTGGCGGTCAAACACACCCGTGTATTAGCTTACGATTGCGTGATATGTCAAAACCTATTAATGTTTTAACGGGAATAGACTATTGGTTAGATAATTTAATGTGCAATGTTCCAGAAGTAGTGATGTGTTATCATTTAGATGGTATAGTACAAAAATATGAACTGATAAAAACAGAGGATCTTCCAAATTTGGATGATTCCAAGTTTAGTTCGAAAGTGATTCGAGATGTTGCTCagaatattttaagttttctaaaaaataatgcaacaaaAGCTGGTCATacttattggttatttaagg gtgaGAATGACGATGTTGTGAAATTATATGATTTAACATCATTGTGCAGTGATGTTTCAGAAGATAAGGGACAAAATCCTTTCACTGTGCCTGTTGCGATGTTATTGTATAGAGTAGCTCGCAACATGAAATATTCCCCTGATTATCATCGTCATCAAGGCACGATCAGAATGCTGTTGAAAAATTGCGTTCAATTATTAGTCAAAGAGAAATATCCACAGATCGTTACATCCGCACATTTTATGCTTTCGGATTTGTATGTACCATCAGATACAGATCCAGCCAGTCCAAGATTATTGGATCAAAGTGAAGAGGAAGACGCTCACAGCGAATATAGTACGAATCACGAGaatgaaaaggaagaaagtGAAGAGGAGCAAACTTTCGCTGCAATTAAATCTTTAACTTTAGCTAATa taaaGGAACAAGCAGAACGCGAACAACCAAAGTATAAACCACCACCAATTTCTGGTACAATAGAAGAGAGATGTCTATCTGGATTAGAACATGTTACTCACGGGCTCGAATGTCTTCGGTATTTTCCGACAGAAGACAATGCAGACGAGGAACAAAAGAAAGCGGAAGAgcgtgaaaaagaaaaacgaaaatacGAAGAGACACATCTGAATATGGCAAAACCTTTCGAAGCAATTCCTATGCCATATGCTTCATTAAatgagattaaaataaaatcaaacaaaattattacattagaCAATAATTCGGAGAATGATCATAGATTCatgcataaaaagaaaaacaaacaaaagaaaaagaaaaatgaaaaaaatatcgtgaAAGACACAACGAATGAAAATGCGTTATTGTGTAAACTTAAAACGTTGCCTACATGGCAAGCAGCAAAAAAGAGTGATAATATTTGCTGGAACGCACATTTGAAAACGTTATTGTATGAGAAAGCTTCCTTGATATTTGCTGTACTCGCCGAGAAggaatatgtaaataaaaattatggtACTTCTCTTAGATATATGCTGGAAGTATTACATTGTCAGAAAATATTAGAGATCTTCTGTGGCGTGAGAAATGACAAATCGATCAGTTATTTATTAGGCCGCGCGGGTGATTGTTGCTTTATGATTGTACAAGATTGGTGTAATGTGAAGAAACATAGAAAAGATTATGAGATAAGAAACGAAATGGCGGAGAAAATAGTTGAAGAAGTATATAATATGGATCTACAAGACTTGGATATGA ATGGTGCTGAATTATTACCAAAGGGATTGGAAAGTTTAGAATTTACCATGATTTGTTCTTATAAATGTTATGAAAAGGCGTTGTCACTAGAATCGATGGATATAGATAGAAATAACTTGTTAAGGCGGTTAGGGAACATTCACAACGAACTGGGCGTCTTTTATATGAATCAAGCAGGAT CTCGATATAAGCAGCAAGAGAATCAAACGGATAAATCGTCAAATTCATCAGATGTGACTGCACTTTTGACATGTTCGTTAACTCATTTAGAATCTGGTATCAAGGCTTTTGAAACCGTTCACGACGAGACAAATTTGGCGCTTTTGCATTCCAACACAGGTCGTCTCATGCGACTTTGCGCGCATGTGAATGATAAACAGAACACACAGGAACgtcattattacaataaagCGCTCACCAGCTATCAGAAGGCTCTGCAAGTTCTAGGCAGCAGGAAAACGAATCAGGCAATATGGGATACCGTAACATGGGATTTATCAACAACATTATACACGATGGCTACACTATTGCAGGATTATCCTATAGCCGGACATAAG AGTGAAGAAGAAATGGAGAGAGAGGTAGTTGATATCCTGCAGAAAGCACTCAAACATTGTGATGTGGATACGCCAGGGCCACGCCAACCAGTCTATCAATTTCGTGCTGCAAGCATTCAGCATCGATTAGCTTCGTTATACCATCACGTGTATAGAGAATTCGAGTCTGATGTAGATAACagcaagaaaaagatgagTTTGCAATTGTGCAAACTGTATTATGATAAGGCGACGAAGTTATTGCTGTTGTTAGAACAGAGTACAGAATACTTAACAGTGCAATTGGAAAGAATTGCCTTAGCGGAATATCAAGCGCACA gcGGTACTACTTTTAACAGCAAGTTAAAAGCATATCAAAATGGCTTAGATTTAGTTTTACAATGTATACCTATCatacaaatattgtgcgaACGAAATAACATGGCAGAACAGAAGACGAAGGAAGTAACCGATAATGAATTAAAGAACGACAGCGCTGAGCATGAAAAAGTAGTCGAGGAGCAAAAGTTAATAGATGGCGAGGAGAAGCTTGTTATTTTGCTGGAACAAAgattacaatttcttttacgATCGTTGACCAAGTTATTTCTCAGTAAAAGTCCAGTACACAATAGAAAAGA gTACGACAAACTAACGAATTTATACAAACAATGTTATATTCGAACATTGCGACCTGACACGATGTCTGGATTTATCTTGATAAAGCATGTAATGGATGTTCTGCGACAACTCAACTGTATGTTGAAACAAATGGAATCTTAA
- the LOC105280022 gene encoding erythroid differentiation-related factor 1 isoform X1 produces the protein MLLHLCYVTNLIKNAFLDIFSICILQMKSMALVVPPDSPKKPVKSTAVVKYSTVQTPATYAQLQCNTDLNLPPSNWLSSSAESYGLQNVWSQSTGFSSFRMAHMFPDCVGEVDVVSDAENIKKLLKLPYYHGVISMMVHRIENTLLLDDFDIHKYLLRQAKSDWEWLKKFFYEHIFQNLGDKEKRLFHKAYSRNSLQQRNLISKFLYHSIVLADSNKQNEKPQLPVKPLEPCLPEPTQEEKVPDPNYNHNYTRNVVWTFENIQMLIGTDMPIFGGQTHPCISLRLRDMSKPINVLTGIDYWLDNLMCNVPEVVMCYHLDGIVQKYELIKTEDLPNLDDSKFSSKVIRDVAQNILSFLKNNATKAGHTYWLFKGENDDVVKLYDLTSLCSDVSEDKGQNPFTVPVAMLLYRVARNMKYSPDYHRHQGTIRMLLKNCVQLLVKEKYPQIVTSAHFMLSDLYVPSDTDPASPRLLDQSEEEDAHSEYSTNHENEKEESEEEQTFAAIKSLTLANIKEQAEREQPKYKPPPISGTIEERCLSGLEHVTHGLECLRYFPTEDNADEEQKKAEEREKEKRKYEETHLNMAKPFEAIPMPYASLNEIKIKSNKIITLDNNSENDHRFMHKKKNKQKKKKNEKNIVKDTTNENALLCKLKTLPTWQAAKKSDNICWNAHLKTLLYEKASLIFAVLAEKEYVNKNYGTSLRYMLEVLHCQKILEIFCGVRNDKSISYLLGRAGDCCFMIVQDWCNVKKHRKDYEIRNEMAEKIVEEVYNMDLQDLDMNGAELLPKGLESLEFTMICSYKCYEKALSLESMDIDRNNLLRRLGNIHNELGVFYMNQAGSRYKQQENQTDKSSNSSDVTALLTCSLTHLESGIKAFETVHDETNLALLHSNTGRLMRLCAHVNDKQNTQERHYYNKALTSYQKALQVLGSRKTNQAIWDTVTWDLSTTLYTMATLLQDYPIAGHKSEEEMEREVVDILQKALKHCDVDTPGPRQPVYQFRAASIQHRLASLYHHVYREFESDVDNSKKKMSLQLCKLYYDKATKLLLLLEQSTEYLTVQLERIALAEYQAHSGTTFNSKLKAYQNGLDLVLQCIPIIQILCERNNMAEQKTKEVTDNELKNDSAEHEKVVEEQKLIDGEEKLVILLEQRLQFLLRSLTKLFLSKSPVHNRKEYDKLTNLYKQCYIRTLRPDTMSGFILIKHVMDVLRQLNCMLKQMES, from the exons atgttGCTTCATTTATGCTATGTAACAAATcttataaaaaatgcatttcttgacatattttcaatttgtatATTACAGATGAAATCGATGGCTTTAGTTGTACCACCAGATTCACCAAAGAAACCTGTCAAATCTACTGCAGTAGTAAAATATTCAACAGTTCAGACACCAGCAACATATGCTCAGTTACAATGCAATACAGATTTAAATCTTCCACCAAGTAACTGGCTCAGCAGTTCAGCAGAAAGTTATGGTTTACAGAATGTATGGTCTCAAAGTACAGGATTTTCTAGTTTCCGTATGGCGCATATGTTTCCTGATTGTGTCGGTGAAGTGGATGTAGTATCAGatgcagaaaatattaaaaagctgCTTAAACTACCATACTATCATGGTGTAATCTCAATGATGGTGCATCGTATTGAAAATACGTTGTTATTGGACGACTTCGATATACATAAATACTTATTGCGGCAGGCCAAGAGCGACTGGGAATGGCTAAAGAAGTTCTTCTACgaacatatttttcagaatCTTGGTGACAAAGAAAAACGTCTCTTTCACAAAGCGTATAGTAGAAACAGTTTACAACAGAGAAATTTGATATCCAAGTTTCTTTATCATTCTATAGTGCTCGCAGACAGTAACAAGCAGAATGAGAAACCTCAATTACCTGTGAAACCATTGGAGCCATGTTTACCTGAGCCGACGCAAGAGGAGAAAGTACCCGACCcaaattataatcataattatacGAGGAATGTCGTGTGGACATTCGAGAACATACAGATGCTTATTGGAACGGACATGCCGATATTTGGCGGTCAAACACACCCGTGTATTAGCTTACGATTGCGTGATATGTCAAAACCTATTAATGTTTTAACGGGAATAGACTATTGGTTAGATAATTTAATGTGCAATGTTCCAGAAGTAGTGATGTGTTATCATTTAGATGGTATAGTACAAAAATATGAACTGATAAAAACAGAGGATCTTCCAAATTTGGATGATTCCAAGTTTAGTTCGAAAGTGATTCGAGATGTTGCTCagaatattttaagttttctaaaaaataatgcaacaaaAGCTGGTCATacttattggttatttaagg gtgaGAATGACGATGTTGTGAAATTATATGATTTAACATCATTGTGCAGTGATGTTTCAGAAGATAAGGGACAAAATCCTTTCACTGTGCCTGTTGCGATGTTATTGTATAGAGTAGCTCGCAACATGAAATATTCCCCTGATTATCATCGTCATCAAGGCACGATCAGAATGCTGTTGAAAAATTGCGTTCAATTATTAGTCAAAGAGAAATATCCACAGATCGTTACATCCGCACATTTTATGCTTTCGGATTTGTATGTACCATCAGATACAGATCCAGCCAGTCCAAGATTATTGGATCAAAGTGAAGAGGAAGACGCTCACAGCGAATATAGTACGAATCACGAGaatgaaaaggaagaaagtGAAGAGGAGCAAACTTTCGCTGCAATTAAATCTTTAACTTTAGCTAATa taaaGGAACAAGCAGAACGCGAACAACCAAAGTATAAACCACCACCAATTTCTGGTACAATAGAAGAGAGATGTCTATCTGGATTAGAACATGTTACTCACGGGCTCGAATGTCTTCGGTATTTTCCGACAGAAGACAATGCAGACGAGGAACAAAAGAAAGCGGAAGAgcgtgaaaaagaaaaacgaaaatacGAAGAGACACATCTGAATATGGCAAAACCTTTCGAAGCAATTCCTATGCCATATGCTTCATTAAatgagattaaaataaaatcaaacaaaattattacattagaCAATAATTCGGAGAATGATCATAGATTCatgcataaaaagaaaaacaaacaaaagaaaaagaaaaatgaaaaaaatatcgtgaAAGACACAACGAATGAAAATGCGTTATTGTGTAAACTTAAAACGTTGCCTACATGGCAAGCAGCAAAAAAGAGTGATAATATTTGCTGGAACGCACATTTGAAAACGTTATTGTATGAGAAAGCTTCCTTGATATTTGCTGTACTCGCCGAGAAggaatatgtaaataaaaattatggtACTTCTCTTAGATATATGCTGGAAGTATTACATTGTCAGAAAATATTAGAGATCTTCTGTGGCGTGAGAAATGACAAATCGATCAGTTATTTATTAGGCCGCGCGGGTGATTGTTGCTTTATGATTGTACAAGATTGGTGTAATGTGAAGAAACATAGAAAAGATTATGAGATAAGAAACGAAATGGCGGAGAAAATAGTTGAAGAAGTATATAATATGGATCTACAAGACTTGGATATGA ATGGTGCTGAATTATTACCAAAGGGATTGGAAAGTTTAGAATTTACCATGATTTGTTCTTATAAATGTTATGAAAAGGCGTTGTCACTAGAATCGATGGATATAGATAGAAATAACTTGTTAAGGCGGTTAGGGAACATTCACAACGAACTGGGCGTCTTTTATATGAATCAAGCAGGAT CTCGATATAAGCAGCAAGAGAATCAAACGGATAAATCGTCAAATTCATCAGATGTGACTGCACTTTTGACATGTTCGTTAACTCATTTAGAATCTGGTATCAAGGCTTTTGAAACCGTTCACGACGAGACAAATTTGGCGCTTTTGCATTCCAACACAGGTCGTCTCATGCGACTTTGCGCGCATGTGAATGATAAACAGAACACACAGGAACgtcattattacaataaagCGCTCACCAGCTATCAGAAGGCTCTGCAAGTTCTAGGCAGCAGGAAAACGAATCAGGCAATATGGGATACCGTAACATGGGATTTATCAACAACATTATACACGATGGCTACACTATTGCAGGATTATCCTATAGCCGGACATAAG AGTGAAGAAGAAATGGAGAGAGAGGTAGTTGATATCCTGCAGAAAGCACTCAAACATTGTGATGTGGATACGCCAGGGCCACGCCAACCAGTCTATCAATTTCGTGCTGCAAGCATTCAGCATCGATTAGCTTCGTTATACCATCACGTGTATAGAGAATTCGAGTCTGATGTAGATAACagcaagaaaaagatgagTTTGCAATTGTGCAAACTGTATTATGATAAGGCGACGAAGTTATTGCTGTTGTTAGAACAGAGTACAGAATACTTAACAGTGCAATTGGAAAGAATTGCCTTAGCGGAATATCAAGCGCACA gcGGTACTACTTTTAACAGCAAGTTAAAAGCATATCAAAATGGCTTAGATTTAGTTTTACAATGTATACCTATCatacaaatattgtgcgaACGAAATAACATGGCAGAACAGAAGACGAAGGAAGTAACCGATAATGAATTAAAGAACGACAGCGCTGAGCATGAAAAAGTAGTCGAGGAGCAAAAGTTAATAGATGGCGAGGAGAAGCTTGTTATTTTGCTGGAACAAAgattacaatttcttttacgATCGTTGACCAAGTTATTTCTCAGTAAAAGTCCAGTACACAATAGAAAAGA gTACGACAAACTAACGAATTTATACAAACAATGTTATATTCGAACATTGCGACCTGACACGATGTCTGGATTTATCTTGATAAAGCATGTAATGGATGTTCTGCGACAACTCAACTGTATGTTGAAACAAATGGAATCTTAA